GCGCAGCGCAGGGTCTCCCGCCCTCCTTCCACATCGCGTTCGGCAATCAAAGAGCCATCCTCGAGTTTGAGGGAGGACACCAGGGTGACGACGGGTACCTCGAGCATCTCCGCCAGCATGGGCGCGATCAGACCGTAGCCGTCGTCGATCGCCTCCCGACCGGTGAGCACAAGGTCGAACCCGTGCGTCTTTATCTGTTGCGCCAGGAGGGCAGCCGTGGTGAGAGCGTCGAGGCTGTGCTCTGTGACGATGTGGAGGGCGTCGTCGGCCCCCATGGCGATGGCTGTTCGCAACACATCGACCGCGGCTGGCGGACCGACGGTCACCACCCACACGGAGCCGCCGTGGGCCTCCCGCAGCCGCAGCGCCTCTTCCACCGCGAACTCATCGTACGGATTCAGGATCATCGGCAATGCACTGCGATCGATATCCTTCCTGTCCGGCGCGATCCGAATGGCCGCTTCTGTGTCCGGCACCTGCTTAACCGCCACTACCAGGTTCACTTGCCAGCCTCCACCGTTGGTTCTCCCCGAGTCGCCGTTACGACGGATACAAGAATCCCGGCGTTACGCCGGGGCGAAGTGGATCCCTGCACCGCTTCACCCCCTCGACCAGCTCCTTTTCCCGCGGCGACCACCACCCCTCAGGCCGTGGCCGCCTCCACCCGCGAAGGCTCCGAGGCTGGTGCGGTGCAGATCCCGTCGAGCAGGATTCTTTTCACCTCCGGGGCGAAATCCGAGAGCCTCATTTTCCGGGGCTGGAGTACCAGCCAATTCTGGCTGATGTCGTCGAGGGCTCCAAAGATCACCTGTTTGGCGACCGACGGACTGACGTCTTGCCGGATCTCGCCCTTGGCCTGCCCCTCCACGACAATGTCCGCAATGATGTCCAGGTACTCCTTGAACTTCTGCTTCAGGTGGTTCCGCACAAAGGTGTTGCTCTGGCGCAGCTCGATCTCGAGCACGGTTGCCAGGTCCGGCCGCCCCTCGACGATCTCGAAATGGGCATCGATGAAGCGGCTCAGCTTCTCCCGAGCGTTGCGCCCCTGCCCTACTTTCTCCCGAACCTGAGGG
The window above is part of the candidate division KSB1 bacterium genome. Proteins encoded here:
- a CDS encoding electron transfer flavoprotein subunit beta/FixA family protein; the encoded protein is MNLVVAVKQVPDTEAAIRIAPDRKDIDRSALPMILNPYDEFAVEEALRLREAHGGSVWVVTVGPPAAVDVLRTAIAMGADDALHIVTEHSLDALTTAALLAQQIKTHGFDLVLTGREAIDDGYGLIAPMLAEMLEVPVVTLVSSLKLEDGSLIAERDVEGGRETLRCALPAVVSAQKGLNEPRYPSLKGKMMAKKKEIPTVSADVSEAKLEVLHLGYPPIRSGTKILGEGIQAVPELVRILRDELKVI
- a CDS encoding TetR family transcriptional regulator codes for the protein MPKKSEAKRRRIKEVALRVFAEKGFAKARISEIARQAGVADGTIYLYFQSKDDLLIRIFEEEMDGIIPQVREKVGQGRNAREKLSRFIDAHFEIVEGRPDLATVLEIELRQSNTFVRNHLKQKFKEYLDIIADIVVEGQAKGEIRQDVSPSVAKQVIFGALDDISQNWLVLQPRKMRLSDFAPEVKRILLDGICTAPASEPSRVEAATA